One Sanguibacter keddieii DSM 10542 genomic window carries:
- a CDS encoding ATP-binding protein, producing the protein MTPIPHAEPPGHPGTVTTWTLDSYDQLGLLRGALTAAVQRQGADAPRQDQVATGRRADVAAGLALAASELATNALKHAGPPATVSLWTAPEGYLLDVADCTPAAAPQRPEGRGPGEGGFGLALVTRVADSVGWYATQDAKHVWARFPADETGLPGSG; encoded by the coding sequence GTGACGCCGATCCCGCACGCCGAACCACCTGGGCACCCCGGCACCGTGACCACCTGGACGCTCGACTCGTACGACCAGCTCGGCCTCCTGCGAGGTGCTCTGACCGCCGCGGTGCAGCGCCAGGGCGCGGACGCGCCCCGCCAGGACCAGGTCGCGACGGGGCGACGCGCCGACGTCGCCGCCGGACTCGCGCTGGCTGCGAGCGAGCTGGCGACCAACGCGCTCAAGCACGCCGGCCCGCCGGCGACGGTCAGCCTCTGGACGGCACCGGAGGGGTACCTCCTCGACGTCGCCGACTGCACGCCCGCCGCAGCCCCGCAGCGTCCCGAGGGGCGAGGGCCGGGAGAGGGCGGCTTCGGCCTCGCGCTCGTGACGCGTGTCGCCGACAGCGTCGGCTGGTACGCCACCCAGGACGCCAAGCACGTCTGGGCGAGGTTCCCGGCCGACGAGACCGGTCTGCCGGGCTCGGGCTAG
- the lysX gene encoding bifunctional lysylphosphatidylglycerol synthetase/lysine--tRNA ligase LysX — MRHPATDLTDDPAAPVAHGASSVLGATPPSTSTTTAPPTAPRAPSEPVTPGRPWARTVARLTGRVVQAVAIWLLVGLLLLPFAPGVVHDVGRWLSVLNVPSQPSFFTVILVGVVASGLLRRLRAALWFVILAWQVPPMLLAVLTALVVGTRQSTLAELEVPPVDLVAGVVALVAIPVLVLSREAFPARLRPRAWRGAVLVMLTGAVVSTVVAMSLLQVVTHSLSGPAERLRWSLANAVGIHVATSPADPSVPAWVAVVASVFSAAGLLLGIAVFLRSAAGDPRRRSDDALAVRRLLLTYPSADSLEYFATRDDRSAVLSADGEAAVSYRVVSGVSLAAGDPVGDPASWPDAVARWLDHTRAHGWIPAVTSATPAGARTYRDAGLHPLPMGDEAVVETRRFDLSNPAMRPVRRSVERGKTAGYTVRVRRQSAVAPAELAGLVELAETWRHGDERGYSMALDRLGSPVDPREVVVTAHDADGTCQGLLSFVPWGRRGLSLDVMRRSPDAVSGVTEIMVAGLVGSSRELGVEEVSMNFAMFRETFELGERIGATPFQRLNRRVLLLASRYWQLEQLYRSNEKYLPDWRPRLLCYEATSQLTRVIFALGQAEGFLPRNPRWFAGTDEREDEPSLSSPEQAAEVVAQETALLAVAGPERRLTEQQRNRHRRLDVLRAAGMDPYPVAVPRSCTVGEARALAVQVGTSPETGPATEQVEVVGRVVRLRDLGGVLFAVLREGTDQVQAMLTADGSADVALWRRAVDLGDQVGVSGTVTRSRSGEPTVQVTSWRMAAKALTPPPDKHRGLVDPETRLRLRHMDLALDDRAQQLLRARSAAVWSMRSTLVGRDFLEVETPILQRIHGGANARPFTTHINAYDMDLYLRIAPELYLKQLMVGGAGRVFELGRNFRNEGVDSTHNPEFTSVEAYEAFGDYLTMRDLTRDLVVAAAVAVHGEPVSRRADGTVVRLDEPWPSITVHDAVSRAVGVEVTPDLPLADLRKVCDSHDVAWDAQETHGALVTELYDRFVEGQTERPTFYMDFPVETSPLTRQHRRDPRLAERWDLVAFGAELGTAYSELVDPVEQRARLTQQSILAAAGDPEAMEVDEGFLSALEFAMPPTGGLGIGVDRVVMMLVGASIRDTLTFPFIRPTGRA, encoded by the coding sequence ATGAGACACCCGGCGACCGACCTGACCGACGACCCGGCCGCGCCCGTCGCGCACGGTGCGAGCAGCGTGCTGGGGGCCACGCCGCCGAGCACGTCGACCACCACCGCGCCGCCCACCGCTCCCCGTGCCCCGTCAGAGCCGGTCACGCCCGGACGTCCCTGGGCCCGCACCGTCGCCAGGCTCACCGGGCGCGTCGTCCAGGCAGTCGCGATCTGGCTGCTCGTCGGGCTGCTGCTCCTGCCCTTCGCCCCGGGCGTCGTCCACGACGTCGGCCGGTGGCTGTCGGTCCTCAACGTCCCGAGCCAGCCGAGCTTCTTCACGGTGATCCTCGTGGGGGTCGTGGCCTCGGGCCTGCTGCGCCGGCTCCGTGCCGCGCTGTGGTTCGTGATCCTCGCGTGGCAGGTGCCGCCGATGCTGCTCGCCGTCCTCACCGCGCTGGTCGTCGGGACCCGGCAGTCGACGCTCGCCGAGCTCGAGGTCCCGCCGGTCGACCTCGTCGCGGGCGTCGTGGCCCTCGTCGCCATCCCCGTCCTGGTGCTCTCCCGCGAGGCCTTCCCCGCCCGCCTGCGGCCGCGCGCGTGGCGCGGCGCAGTCCTGGTGATGCTCACCGGCGCGGTCGTGAGCACGGTCGTCGCGATGTCGCTCCTCCAGGTCGTCACGCACTCCCTCAGCGGACCGGCGGAGCGCCTGCGGTGGAGCCTCGCGAACGCTGTCGGCATCCACGTCGCGACGTCGCCCGCCGACCCGAGCGTCCCCGCGTGGGTCGCGGTCGTGGCGAGCGTGTTCTCCGCCGCCGGGCTGCTGCTCGGCATCGCCGTGTTCCTCCGATCAGCCGCGGGTGACCCCCGACGCCGCTCGGACGACGCGCTCGCCGTGCGACGCCTGCTCCTCACCTACCCGTCGGCCGACTCCCTCGAGTACTTCGCGACGCGTGACGACAGGTCGGCGGTCCTGTCGGCCGACGGCGAAGCCGCCGTGTCCTACCGGGTGGTCTCGGGCGTGAGCCTCGCGGCCGGCGACCCGGTGGGTGACCCCGCCTCGTGGCCCGACGCCGTGGCCCGCTGGCTCGACCACACCCGCGCGCACGGGTGGATCCCCGCCGTCACCTCGGCCACGCCCGCCGGCGCACGCACCTACCGCGACGCCGGCCTGCACCCGCTGCCCATGGGCGACGAGGCGGTCGTCGAGACGCGCCGGTTCGACCTGTCGAACCCGGCGATGCGCCCGGTCCGGCGCAGCGTCGAGCGTGGGAAGACGGCCGGGTACACGGTGCGCGTCCGCCGGCAGTCTGCCGTCGCCCCGGCCGAGCTCGCCGGGCTCGTCGAGCTCGCCGAGACGTGGCGGCACGGCGACGAGCGCGGGTACTCCATGGCCCTCGACCGGCTCGGGTCGCCCGTCGACCCACGCGAGGTGGTCGTCACCGCGCACGACGCCGACGGGACGTGCCAGGGGCTGCTGTCCTTCGTCCCGTGGGGACGGCGGGGGCTCTCGCTCGACGTGATGCGCCGGTCTCCCGACGCGGTCTCCGGAGTCACCGAGATCATGGTCGCGGGCCTGGTCGGCTCCTCCCGCGAGCTCGGCGTCGAGGAGGTGTCCATGAACTTCGCGATGTTCCGGGAGACCTTCGAGCTCGGCGAGCGCATCGGTGCCACGCCGTTCCAGCGCCTCAACCGTCGCGTGCTGCTCCTCGCGTCCCGGTACTGGCAGCTCGAGCAGCTGTACCGGTCCAACGAGAAGTACCTGCCCGACTGGCGTCCGCGCCTGCTCTGCTACGAGGCCACCAGCCAGCTGACGCGCGTGATCTTCGCCCTCGGGCAGGCCGAGGGCTTCCTGCCCCGCAACCCCCGCTGGTTCGCCGGCACGGACGAGCGCGAGGACGAGCCGAGCCTGAGCAGCCCCGAGCAGGCTGCCGAGGTCGTCGCGCAGGAGACCGCGCTGCTCGCGGTCGCCGGACCGGAGCGCCGCCTCACCGAGCAGCAGCGCAACCGGCACCGCAGGCTCGACGTGCTGCGCGCCGCCGGCATGGACCCCTACCCGGTGGCGGTCCCCCGCAGCTGCACGGTGGGCGAGGCGAGGGCCCTGGCAGTGCAGGTCGGGACGAGCCCCGAGACCGGGCCGGCGACGGAGCAGGTCGAGGTCGTGGGGCGCGTGGTGCGCCTGCGCGACCTCGGCGGCGTGCTGTTCGCCGTCCTGCGCGAGGGCACCGACCAGGTGCAGGCGATGCTCACGGCCGACGGGAGCGCCGACGTCGCGCTCTGGCGTCGCGCCGTCGACCTCGGCGACCAGGTCGGGGTCAGCGGGACCGTGACCCGCAGCCGCAGCGGCGAGCCGACGGTCCAGGTGACCTCCTGGCGGATGGCCGCGAAGGCGCTCACGCCGCCCCCGGACAAGCACCGCGGGCTCGTCGACCCGGAGACGCGACTGCGACTGCGCCACATGGACCTGGCCCTCGACGACCGCGCCCAGCAGCTGCTGCGCGCCCGGTCGGCCGCGGTGTGGTCGATGCGCAGCACGCTGGTCGGCCGCGACTTCCTCGAGGTCGAGACCCCGATCCTGCAGCGGATCCACGGTGGCGCCAACGCGCGCCCCTTCACCACGCACATCAACGCGTACGACATGGACCTGTACCTGCGGATCGCCCCCGAGCTCTACCTGAAGCAGCTCATGGTCGGTGGTGCGGGGCGGGTGTTCGAGCTCGGGCGCAACTTCCGCAACGAGGGCGTCGACAGCACGCACAACCCCGAGTTCACCTCGGTCGAGGCCTACGAGGCCTTCGGCGACTACCTCACCATGCGCGACCTCACCCGTGACCTCGTCGTGGCCGCGGCGGTCGCCGTGCACGGCGAGCCGGTCTCCCGCAGGGCCGACGGCACCGTGGTCCGTCTCGACGAGCCGTGGCCGAGCATCACGGTGCACGACGCGGTCTCCCGCGCCGTCGGGGTCGAGGTCACCCCTGACCTCCCGCTGGCCGACCTGCGCAAGGTCTGCGACTCCCACGACGTCGCCTGGGACGCCCAGGAGACCCACGGGGCGCTCGTCACCGAGCTGTACGACAGGTTCGTCGAGGGGCAGACCGAGCGGCCGACCTTCTACATGGACTTCCCCGTGGAGACCTCCCCGCTGACCCGCCAGCACCGGCGCGACCCGCGCCTGGCCGAGCGGTGGGACCTCGTGGCCTTCGGCGCCGAGCTCGGCACCGCGTACTCCGAGCTCGTCGACCCGGTCGAGCAGCGGGCCCGGCTGACCCAGCAGTCGATCCTCGCGGCGGCGGGCGACCCCGAGGCCATGGAGGTCGACGAGGGCTTCCTCTCCGCCCTCGAGTTCGCCATGCCGCCGACCGGTGGTCTCGGCATCGGTGTGGACCGGGTGGTGATGATGCTCGTGGGCGCCTCGATCCGCGACACCCTGACCTTCCCGTTCATCCGTCCGACCGGTCGGGCCTGA
- a CDS encoding SpoIIE family protein phosphatase produces MDSLPGTEALAARAEQMAALFGSRAVGVATGSVDRVHEANDEMLRILGRTRADLAEGISWMDVGRPADAERDTRAFDHLRRDGSSVVVKELVRPDGEGVPALAILAATGRGPLRWVAVVVDLSGDERLKHLAWSEAAIVSTLLEDAPIGFAFIGPDLRFVRVNRELAAMNGFTVAEHDGAGVFDLLPDLREGAEPLLRAVLDRGIPVRDAEIVGTTPAEPGVTHTWLESFFPVRTAHGPVLGVAAIARDVTRVRSLQDELAATSLRLSRALHEMQETLQPAVLPGADGYSVAFRHLPADAEVGLGGDWYDVVRTAEGHLVASIGDVVGHGVEAIGDMARASSSLRAYVSEGHSPDRALGHLDTLLGSTGTSMATAAVMSVDPATGEVCLARAGHPYPLVVSTDGSVRTLDGASGPMLGALPGSRFTTAELVLRPGDTVVLFTDGLVERRGESPAASAARLAQALSAGADLGVEELADLVLDRCLLPGLRRDDACLLLVRRDA; encoded by the coding sequence GTGGACTCTCTCCCCGGCACCGAGGCGCTCGCGGCACGCGCCGAGCAGATGGCAGCCCTGTTCGGCTCCCGCGCGGTCGGCGTGGCGACCGGGTCCGTCGACCGGGTCCACGAGGCCAACGACGAGATGCTGCGCATCCTCGGCAGGACGAGAGCCGACCTCGCCGAGGGGATCTCGTGGATGGACGTCGGGCGCCCGGCCGACGCCGAGCGTGACACCCGGGCCTTCGACCACCTGCGTCGCGACGGCAGCTCCGTGGTCGTCAAAGAGCTCGTGCGCCCCGACGGCGAGGGCGTCCCGGCGCTCGCGATCCTGGCGGCGACCGGTCGCGGCCCCCTGCGGTGGGTCGCCGTGGTCGTCGACCTCTCGGGGGACGAGCGGCTCAAGCACCTCGCGTGGTCCGAGGCCGCGATCGTCTCCACCCTGCTCGAGGACGCACCGATCGGCTTCGCCTTCATCGGGCCAGACCTGCGGTTCGTCCGGGTCAACCGTGAGCTCGCCGCCATGAACGGCTTCACGGTCGCCGAGCACGACGGCGCAGGCGTCTTCGACCTGCTCCCCGACCTGCGCGAGGGCGCCGAGCCCCTGCTGCGCGCCGTGCTGGACCGTGGCATCCCGGTCCGCGACGCGGAGATCGTCGGGACCACCCCTGCCGAGCCCGGCGTGACCCACACCTGGCTCGAGTCGTTCTTCCCCGTCCGCACCGCGCACGGGCCCGTCCTCGGCGTGGCCGCGATCGCCCGTGACGTCACCCGCGTGCGGAGCCTCCAGGACGAGCTCGCCGCCACCTCGCTGCGGCTGAGCCGGGCGCTCCACGAGATGCAGGAGACCCTGCAGCCTGCCGTGCTCCCCGGCGCGGACGGCTACTCGGTGGCCTTCCGCCACCTGCCCGCCGACGCCGAGGTCGGGCTCGGCGGCGACTGGTACGACGTGGTCCGCACCGCCGAGGGCCACCTCGTGGCCAGCATCGGCGACGTCGTCGGCCACGGGGTCGAGGCCATCGGCGACATGGCACGCGCCAGCTCGTCCCTGCGCGCCTACGTCAGCGAGGGGCACTCCCCCGACCGCGCGCTCGGCCACCTCGACACCCTGCTCGGCAGCACCGGCACGTCGATGGCCACAGCCGCCGTGATGAGCGTCGACCCCGCCACCGGCGAGGTCTGCCTCGCACGGGCAGGGCACCCGTACCCCCTCGTGGTGAGCACAGACGGCAGCGTCCGGACGCTCGACGGCGCCTCCGGGCCGATGCTCGGCGCGCTGCCCGGGTCACGCTTCACGACGGCCGAGCTGGTGCTGCGCCCTGGCGACACCGTCGTGCTGTTCACCGACGGTCTCGTCGAGCGCCGCGGCGAGAGCCCGGCGGCGAGCGCCGCACGCCTGGCCCAGGCGCTCTCCGCCGGCGCCGACCTCGGGGTCGAGGAGCTGGCCGACCTCGTCCTCGATCGCTGTCTCTTGCCCGGCCTGCGCCGCGACGACGCGTGCCTGCTCCTCGTGCGGCGCGACGCCTAG
- a CDS encoding copper resistance CopC family protein — MTALTPRAALTPRGAALRTAGTGALLALLVAVGATPAAAHDQLLDSSPSEGEHLDTAPTEVALRFSDEILTIGPAVLVVDTDGTSWTDGDPELDGPDVVTPLADDLPDGAYEVRWRVVSSDGHPISGVVPFTVGEPDAAPVAGPPAPAGDPTSAATADAAAPLPSDASPAWVRPVLVGAGGAVVASVLFWVVTRATRRRPSPPDDASL, encoded by the coding sequence ATGACTGCTCTGACACCTCGTGCTGCCCTGACACCCCGTGGCGCTGCCCTGCGCACGGCCGGGACGGGGGCGCTCCTCGCGCTCCTCGTCGCGGTCGGCGCGACCCCGGCGGCCGCGCACGACCAGCTGCTCGACAGCTCGCCCAGCGAGGGCGAGCACCTCGACACAGCACCGACGGAGGTCGCCCTGAGGTTCTCCGACGAGATCCTCACCATCGGCCCCGCGGTGCTCGTCGTCGACACCGACGGGACCTCCTGGACCGACGGCGACCCCGAGCTCGACGGACCCGACGTGGTCACCCCGCTCGCCGACGACCTCCCCGACGGGGCGTACGAGGTGCGCTGGCGCGTCGTGTCCTCCGACGGGCACCCCATCAGCGGGGTCGTCCCCTTCACCGTGGGCGAGCCCGACGCGGCACCGGTCGCCGGGCCACCGGCCCCGGCAGGCGACCCGACCTCGGCGGCGACCGCAGACGCAGCAGCACCCCTGCCGTCTGACGCCTCGCCCGCCTGGGTGCGCCCCGTGCTCGTCGGAGCCGGCGGCGCGGTCGTCGCGTCGGTCCTCTTCTGGGTGGTCACGCGCGCCACGCGCCGCCGCCCCTCCCCGCCCGACGACGCGTCCCTCTGA
- the cmtR gene encoding Cd(II)/Pb(II)-sensing metalloregulatory transcriptional regulator CmtR: MLTIASRLDVMNRLGRAMSDPTRSRILVHLLSEPGYPATLAQDLGLTRTNVSNHLSCLRGCGIVVAVPEGRRTRYEIADPHLTSALASLIDVVLAVDDGEGCSDEHCDVPLCCGTQVQP; the protein is encoded by the coding sequence ATGCTGACCATCGCCTCGCGCCTCGACGTCATGAACCGGCTCGGTCGGGCGATGTCCGACCCCACGCGCTCGCGGATCCTCGTGCACCTGCTGTCCGAGCCCGGGTACCCCGCCACGCTGGCGCAGGACCTCGGGCTGACCCGCACGAACGTGTCCAACCACCTCAGCTGCCTGCGGGGCTGCGGGATCGTCGTCGCGGTGCCGGAGGGGCGCCGCACGCGCTACGAGATCGCCGACCCGCACCTCACGTCTGCGCTCGCCTCGCTCATCGACGTGGTGCTCGCCGTCGACGACGGCGAGGGGTGCTCCGACGAGCACTGCGACGTCCCGCTGTGCTGCGGCACGCAGGTGCAGCCGTGA
- a CDS encoding GNAT family N-acetyltransferase, with protein MSTTQGTTPDRTMPSPSDRWTVSLVALPESLESPQAQPFLGACDVQHAVETATWGHGDLYLPAEMRLPIMRDASSTERLVLVATRPGTEGEPAREDVVGAAFLAMELTGNTHLATFGVYVRPDSLRSGIGTALADAVEALAAERGRTTLILDVGHAGEPPADAVDVVTPPTGAGRIAGDAPAVAFARGRGYALEQGERYSVLSFPLADDGVVDRYLAEALVAAGPDYEALTWYDRCPDDLVEQYAALSTLMSTAVPVAGLDLVEHVQTVEDVRQAEQTSRESGNDVMTTAVRHRPSGELVGYSEIQMPSSYGFLAFQDDTLVAPAHRGHRLGMLMKAQNLVALRTLRPALERLHTWNAEENRHMLSINEALGFAPTGVVALWQKRLA; from the coding sequence ATGAGCACCACCCAGGGGACGACCCCCGACCGAACCATGCCCAGCCCGAGCGACCGGTGGACCGTGTCCCTCGTCGCCCTGCCCGAGTCCCTCGAGAGCCCGCAGGCGCAACCCTTCCTCGGGGCCTGCGACGTCCAGCACGCGGTCGAGACCGCGACGTGGGGCCACGGCGACCTGTACCTGCCCGCAGAGATGCGGCTCCCGATCATGCGCGACGCGAGCTCGACCGAGCGTCTCGTGCTCGTCGCGACCCGCCCCGGGACCGAGGGCGAGCCGGCGCGGGAGGACGTCGTGGGCGCGGCCTTCCTCGCGATGGAGCTCACCGGCAACACCCACCTCGCGACCTTCGGCGTCTACGTCCGCCCCGACTCGCTCCGCTCGGGGATCGGCACGGCGCTGGCCGACGCCGTCGAGGCGCTCGCAGCAGAGCGCGGCCGGACGACCCTCATCCTCGACGTCGGGCACGCGGGCGAGCCGCCGGCCGACGCCGTGGACGTCGTGACGCCGCCGACCGGTGCCGGACGCATCGCCGGGGACGCGCCCGCCGTGGCCTTCGCCCGGGGGCGTGGCTACGCGCTCGAGCAGGGTGAGCGGTACAGCGTCCTGTCCTTCCCCCTGGCCGACGACGGCGTCGTCGACCGGTACCTCGCCGAGGCCCTGGTCGCGGCCGGCCCCGACTACGAGGCCCTGACCTGGTACGACCGCTGCCCCGACGACCTCGTCGAGCAGTACGCCGCGCTCTCGACCCTCATGTCGACGGCGGTCCCCGTCGCGGGGCTCGACCTCGTCGAGCACGTGCAGACGGTGGAGGACGTCCGGCAGGCGGAGCAGACCTCGCGGGAGTCGGGGAACGACGTCATGACGACCGCGGTCCGGCACCGGCCCTCGGGCGAGCTCGTCGGGTACAGCGAGATCCAGATGCCGTCGTCCTACGGCTTCCTGGCGTTCCAGGACGACACCCTCGTCGCCCCGGCGCACCGTGGGCACCGCCTGGGCATGCTCATGAAGGCCCAGAACCTCGTGGCGCTGCGCACCCTGCGCCCCGCGCTCGAGCGCCTGCACACCTGGAACGCCGAGGAGAACCGGCACATGCTGTCCATCAACGAGGCGCTCGGCTTCGCCCCCACCGGCGTCGTCGCCCTCTGGCAGAAGCGGCTCGCCTGA
- a CDS encoding copper chaperone PCu(A)C — protein sequence MSARTTHPARPAAAPSLPAPRLSQRRSVPSLALAVASLVVLAGCSTADADQPAASGASAGDSVTVDDAWVKAADSGMSAAFGDLTNTGTDDVTVVSVTSPASTALELHETVENESGAMVMREKQDGFTIPAGGELLLEPGGNHIMLMDLTEPLVAGDEVTVTLTFSDDSTLDLTAPVKDYAGANESYEGGEGDDDMEGMEGMDHGDAGSSTDHDGSDHSEHTGTDDE from the coding sequence ATGTCTGCACGCACCACGCACCCCGCTCGCCCCGCCGCTGCGCCGAGCCTGCCCGCTCCGCGCCTGTCGCAGCGCAGGAGCGTCCCGTCCCTCGCCCTCGCCGTCGCGTCGTTGGTCGTCCTCGCCGGGTGCTCCACCGCCGACGCCGACCAGCCGGCCGCGTCGGGAGCCTCTGCCGGAGACTCCGTGACCGTCGACGACGCCTGGGTCAAGGCTGCTGACAGCGGCATGTCTGCCGCCTTCGGCGACCTCACCAACACCGGGACGGACGACGTCACCGTCGTGTCCGTCACCTCGCCCGCCTCGACCGCCCTCGAGCTCCACGAGACGGTCGAGAACGAGAGCGGCGCGATGGTCATGCGCGAGAAGCAGGACGGGTTCACCATCCCCGCCGGCGGCGAGCTGCTGCTCGAGCCTGGCGGCAACCACATCATGCTCATGGACCTCACCGAGCCGCTCGTCGCCGGTGACGAGGTGACGGTGACGCTCACCTTCTCCGACGACTCGACCCTCGACCTCACCGCCCCCGTCAAGGACTACGCGGGCGCCAACGAGAGCTACGAGGGCGGAGAGGGCGACGACGACATGGAGGGGATGGAGGGCATGGACCACGGCGACGCGGGGTCCAGCACCGACCACGACGGCTCTGACCACTCCGAGCACACCGGCACGGACGACGAGTGA
- a CDS encoding basic amino acid/polyamine antiporter encodes MTGQTTERPAATTPVAVGRWTLVALVVGSMVGAGVFSLPGEFSRSTGVAGSGIAWVIAGAGTATLALTFLRLANRRPDLDAGVYSYAREGFGRYAEFLSAFGYYLTAVVGNVAYWVLIMSTVGEWLPVFDGGSTPAAVAVASVGVWVYQLLLSRGIHSANALNRVVTVAKLVPLGVFVVVALVAFDPAVFVANMSVSGVPLPSQVRSTMLLTVFVFIGMECASAYSRYARRRADVGWATMTGFGGVFVLFVLVTMVSFGVMPREEIAALDQPSIGGVLEHVLGPWGGALVGVGLLISVLGAYLAWTLVSCEVVVQAAEQGDMPRWLARENRHHAPVAAITMTSVLVQLFLLTVLGTTDAFTVAISLCSSLVLVPYLLSAGLSLRLAWPDRRTAARWVVLAVLAIGYALFLVWAGGLKYLLLTCVVYAPGTVVHAYARRAAGGLSRRELCAAAVVAALGVVAVVGLALGRITL; translated from the coding sequence ATGACGGGGCAGACGACGGAGCGACCTGCGGCGACGACGCCGGTCGCAGTCGGCCGCTGGACGCTCGTCGCGCTCGTGGTGGGCTCGATGGTCGGGGCCGGGGTGTTCTCCCTGCCCGGAGAGTTCTCCCGGAGCACGGGGGTGGCCGGGTCGGGCATCGCGTGGGTGATCGCGGGCGCGGGGACCGCGACGCTGGCGCTGACCTTCCTGCGCCTGGCCAACCGGCGGCCCGACCTGGACGCGGGCGTCTACTCCTACGCCCGCGAGGGGTTCGGCCGCTACGCCGAGTTCTTGTCGGCCTTCGGGTACTACCTCACCGCGGTCGTCGGGAACGTCGCCTACTGGGTCCTCATCATGTCGACCGTCGGGGAGTGGCTGCCGGTCTTCGACGGCGGGTCGACGCCGGCGGCCGTCGCCGTCGCCTCGGTCGGCGTCTGGGTCTACCAGCTGCTGCTCTCCCGCGGGATCCACTCCGCGAACGCGCTGAACCGGGTCGTCACCGTCGCCAAGCTCGTCCCGCTCGGGGTGTTCGTGGTCGTCGCGCTGGTCGCCTTCGACCCGGCCGTCTTCGTGGCGAACATGAGCGTCAGCGGCGTCCCGCTCCCCTCGCAGGTGCGCTCGACGATGCTCCTCACCGTCTTCGTGTTCATCGGGATGGAGTGCGCGAGCGCGTACTCGCGCTACGCCCGGCGCCGGGCCGACGTCGGATGGGCCACCATGACGGGGTTCGGCGGGGTCTTCGTGCTGTTCGTGCTCGTGACCATGGTGTCCTTCGGTGTGATGCCCCGCGAGGAGATCGCCGCGCTCGACCAGCCCTCGATCGGCGGTGTCCTCGAGCACGTCCTCGGGCCGTGGGGCGGGGCGCTCGTCGGTGTCGGCCTGCTGATCTCCGTCCTCGGGGCCTACCTCGCGTGGACGCTGGTGAGCTGCGAGGTGGTGGTCCAGGCCGCCGAGCAGGGTGACATGCCCCGCTGGCTCGCCCGCGAGAACCGCCACCACGCGCCCGTCGCCGCGATCACCATGACCAGCGTCCTGGTCCAGCTCTTCCTGCTCACCGTCCTGGGCACCACCGACGCCTTCACGGTCGCGATCTCCCTGTGCTCCTCCCTGGTGCTCGTCCCGTACCTGCTCTCGGCCGGGCTGTCCCTGAGGCTCGCGTGGCCCGACCGGCGCACCGCCGCCCGCTGGGTCGTCCTCGCGGTGCTCGCGATCGGCTACGCGCTGTTCCTCGTGTGGGCCGGCGGGCTGAAGTACCTCCTGCTCACCTGTGTCGTCTACGCGCCGGGGACGGTCGTGCACGCGTACGCACGCCGCGCCGCAGGTGGCCTCTCGCGGCGAGAGCTGTGCGCCGCGGCGGTCGTGGCGGCGCTGGGTGTGGTGGCCGTCGTCGGCCTGGCCCTGGGGCGTATCACCCTCTGA